AATCCACAAGATTTTAGTTTTTTATTGCAAAAGAAAAAGTTTATAAAATTTAATGTAGACATATCTAAATTTGGACTGTATAAGCCAAAAATATTTGAAATATCTGGAGATTTTAACAATTGGTGTCCAGAAACAGAACCTATAAATCACATAAAAGATAATATATATGAGGTTATATTAAATATAGAAAATGGATTTTATGAATACAAGTTTTTAATAGACCATAATTGGTATCCAGAAAAGAATGAAATTTTAGTTGTAGGAGAAAATGGAAATCTTTTTCCAAAAGGGGAATTAGGTAATGGTAATTTTGTTAATGAAATTAGTAAAAATATTAATACTGGAAGTAAAATCTCAGCTATATTACATGACAAAAAAAAGTTAATCTATTTCAATAAAATCACAGAAAAAGAATTTGAGATTAGCATTAGAACTCAAAAATCTGATGTGGAAAGAGTATATATATCAGTAATTCCTTACACTAAAGAGGGAAAAGGATTAAATAGAATATATGAGCTTGAAAGATATATTGATTATACTAACTCTTTTGACTATTTTAAAAGAATGCTTACTTTTTCAGAAGATGTTGAAAGTTTTGAATATTTTTTCATACTTGAAGATGGTGGAATAAAAAACTACTATGGAATAAATGGACTTGAAGAAACCTTAAGTAAACCCTTAATTTATTCTAAAAAAGAAAATGAAGATATTTTCTATATCCCTTACTGGTCAAGGGAAGCTATATGGTATAACATATTTCCGGATAGATTCTATAATGGAGATGTGTACAATGACCCAATATTTAATGAGTTTGCACCAGAAAAATTTAAGAAAAATTCAAATTATGAAAGTAAATTTGTTAAAAACTACAAATGGAATAACAATGAATATGCTTTAGAGTTTGAAAGAAATAGATGGTGTTCTGATTTTAGTGAAAGAACTAATTGGGAAATACATATGGAATCAAACATTGATTACCCACTTAAATATGCAAGAATGTATGGTGGAGATTTAAAGGGTATAAAAGAAAAAATTCCATACCTTAAAAAATTAGGTATAAATGCAGTATGGTTAAATCCAGTATTCTACTCTTTTCAAAATCATAAATATGGTGCTAATGACTTTAGGCATATATCTCCTGATTTTGGTACTATTAGAACTAGTGGTAAACTACATAATGTATATATAGACCCCAAAAATGAATATGGTAATAAAAGCTACCTTGATGTACTTGGCAAAAATTCTGTTAATAACTCTGAACTTGAATTACTTGAAGTTAATTTAACTGGAGAAAATAAAGGGAAAAATGGTTATCTTGAAACAGATGACCCTAGTACTTGGGTGTGGACAGAATCTGATTTAATAATGGTAGATTTAATTAAAGAATTACATAAAAACGGTATTAGAGTAATATTTGATGCTGTATTTAATCATAGTAGTAATTATAACTTTGCATTTAACTTAGCTCTTGCAGATGGTAAAAATTCAAAATATGCAAATTGGTATAAGTTTAATGATTATTCAAATTATACAGAAGTTACAGAAAATATGAGTGAAGAAGAAGCATATAACACTGTTAATCTTAATAGAAAAAATTTAAGATATAACGGGTGGGCTGGGTTTGATACCTTACCTGTTTTTGACAGTTTTAATGAGGAATGGAAAGACTATATTTTCAATATTACAAGAAAATGGATGCTAGGTCCTGATGGAAAAGAACATAGTAATTGGCAAGAAGATGACGGTATAGACGGTTGGAGACTTGATGTACCTAATAATCTTGAAAATCAAATGTTTTGGAAAGAATGGCGTCATGTTGTTAAAAAATGTAAAAAGGAATCATATATTACTGCCGAACTTTGGTCTAATGCTGGAGATGACATTAACTCAGGAGATAAATTCGATGCCGTAATGAATTATGAATGGCTTAAAGCCGTAATAGGATATTTCATTAACCAAGGTAAAGATTTTAATGACAGCTATAAGCTAAATGCCGAACAATTTTTATTAGAATTAAGAGAAAAAAGAACATGGTATCCACTTCAAGCTGTTCAAGCTTGTCAAAACTTGAATGGGTCTCATGATACCGATAGACTTTATTCAAGAATAGTAAATGATAAAATAGGTAGAAATTTAGAAGAGGGGAAACAGTATGAAAAAGGGTATAATATTATTAGACCCGATCTTGCTGGAAACTATCACCCAAATACTACCATTGATTGGAAAAATTCTACTATTAAACCAAAAGATATATTAAAATTAATATCTATATTCCAAATGACTTACATAGGAGCTCCTATGCTTTATTACGGAGATGAGGTAGGAATGTGGGGAGCTACAGACCCATATTGTAGAAAACCTATGCTTTGGGATGAATTTTGGTATGATGATGAAAGAAATACTTCATATGTTAATAATGGTGAAATATATTCTCAAAAACCAGATATGGACTTATTTGAATGGTATAGAAAAATCATTAAAATACGTAAAGAGCATAAATCTCTTGTATATGGTAGAATAAAACAAATATATTTTGATAATGAAAAAGATATTATTGCATATGAGAGATATGATAAGGAAGAAAGTATAATAATTGTGTTAAATAATAGTTTTCAAGATCATAATGACATTATTATTACATCTTTCCATAACTCTAAAACATATCTTGATTTATTATCAGGTAAAAAAATTAAAAGTGATGTTAACGGTAAAAT
This genomic interval from Streptobacillus ratti contains the following:
- a CDS encoding alpha amylase N-terminal ig-like domain-containing protein, whose translation is MEYILGIYKNGKFFKEIKLNKKNDKYIYKWAKVDVASYFFTITKVENGNRENFNITYNHTSPFASEFRAYADSKSSPKTISGIQSGIDILVEFNPQDFSFLLQKKKFIKFNVDISKFGLYKPKIFEISGDFNNWCPETEPINHIKDNIYEVILNIENGFYEYKFLIDHNWYPEKNEILVVGENGNLFPKGELGNGNFVNEISKNINTGSKISAILHDKKKLIYFNKITEKEFEISIRTQKSDVERVYISVIPYTKEGKGLNRIYELERYIDYTNSFDYFKRMLTFSEDVESFEYFFILEDGGIKNYYGINGLEETLSKPLIYSKKENEDIFYIPYWSREAIWYNIFPDRFYNGDVYNDPIFNEFAPEKFKKNSNYESKFVKNYKWNNNEYALEFERNRWCSDFSERTNWEIHMESNIDYPLKYARMYGGDLKGIKEKIPYLKKLGINAVWLNPVFYSFQNHKYGANDFRHISPDFGTIRTSGKLHNVYIDPKNEYGNKSYLDVLGKNSVNNSELELLEVNLTGENKGKNGYLETDDPSTWVWTESDLIMVDLIKELHKNGIRVIFDAVFNHSSNYNFAFNLALADGKNSKYANWYKFNDYSNYTEVTENMSEEEAYNTVNLNRKNLRYNGWAGFDTLPVFDSFNEEWKDYIFNITRKWMLGPDGKEHSNWQEDDGIDGWRLDVPNNLENQMFWKEWRHVVKKCKKESYITAELWSNAGDDINSGDKFDAVMNYEWLKAVIGYFINQGKDFNDSYKLNAEQFLLELREKRTWYPLQAVQACQNLNGSHDTDRLYSRIVNDKIGRNLEEGKQYEKGYNIIRPDLAGNYHPNTTIDWKNSTIKPKDILKLISIFQMTYIGAPMLYYGDEVGMWGATDPYCRKPMLWDEFWYDDERNTSYVNNGEIYSQKPDMDLFEWYRKIIKIRKEHKSLVYGRIKQIYFDNEKDIIAYERYDKEESIIIVLNNSFQDHNDIIITSFHNSKTYLDLLSGKKIKSDVNGKMKFDIKAKKGYIFYLSKRE